The following is a genomic window from Methanoplanus sp. FWC-SCC4.
CAAATACAGGGAATATGACAGTATTTTTGAAAAAAACGCGAAATGATGCATATGAAACAATCTATAAAAATAACCTCTTCCAATTTTATGCAAAACGGTCATGACATAAAAATTTTACAGTCTCTAAAATATTCAAATCACAAATACAAAAAATTATGATTAAAGATCTTTACCTTAAGTCTTATTTTATTCTGTACATTCCCCCGGGAACAGTAATTTCAAACCTCACACCCTCTCCGGGTACTCCGCATTCATTGATATTCATTCCAGTCATTGCAAGAACATTGCTGGTTAAAAACAACCCGTAACCGGTATTCTTGCCGAATCCTTTGAGAAGAATCTTGTCCTTGTCATGACAGGAAATTCCCTGGCCGTCATCGGTATATATTATCTTAAGCAGATCGTCAGACATCTCTGAAAATATATTTATTTGACTGAGTTTTTCGCCGCCATGCCGGATGGAATTGTCAATAAAGTTATAAAAGACCTTGTTCAAAAGCGGATCCGCATAAATTTCTATTTTTTCATCAATACTGACATCTACCAGGACATCTCCCTGACTAACCATATAGGCAGAGTACCACACAGTCTCAGACAAATTCTGCCATGCCGGTGAATGAACCCCAATCTCCTGATAATCTTTCGTAAAAGTTATCTGATGCTGTATGGTGCTTGCAATAACCTCCATCTTGCCAACCATCATGGCAGCCTGAGGATTGTCCGCCGCCATCTCTCTTGACAGTTCAAAATATCCGAGAAGTGCTGTCACCTGATTCAGTACATCATGCCGGGTGACACTTGACAAAAGATTTAATTTTTCATTTACTTCTGAAACCTTATCCTCATACTCCTTTCTAAGTGTTATGTCACGGCATGTCTCACGCCTTCCAAGCCACTTCCCGGAACTGTCATAAACAGGCTGGCAGTAGTGGCTTAGCCACTTCAGTTTCCCGTCGTCAGGCCTTATGATCCTGAAATCAAAGTGAACAACATCGGTCATCTCCTCTGAAAAAGATTCATAGTGCCTTATAAAAGACTCCAGATCATCAGGATGGATTAGATTTTTAATAACCCGAATGCCATTTTTTGTGAATTCATCCGGTTTGAATCCGGTTATCCTCTCGCACGACGGGGAGATATATACAATATTTTTATCAGGCCCAATCCATGATTCAAGATCATATGTATAATCGGCAAGAGTGCGGAACTTCTCTTCGTTTTTCCGTAAAGCCTCCTCCATCTTTTTCCTGTTGCTTATGTCAAGGATTACACCGACAATTCCAAGAACATTTCCGTCGGCACCAAAAAGAGCGGTTTTTGAGAAGAGAACATCTATTCTCTCCCCTTTTGCATTATTGATTGTATATTCATACTGCTGAAGATGCGGATTATTAATTATTTCAAGATCCTTCTTTGTATAAACATCTGCAAGATCTTTTTCAAAGAAGTCATGGATATTTTTGCCGATTATCTCGTCCTTTGAAAGACCGACAAGCTCTTCAAATGCAACATTGCAGTCGTAATATATTCCGTATCTGTCCCTGTAAAAAACAGGGGCAGGGATAGTATCTTTTAGTGCCTGTACAAAATTTACTTCTTTGATTAAATTGTTCTCAATCTTTTTCCGGTCACTTATATCAATTATAATCCCGACAATACCACTGACAGTCCCGTCTTCTGCAAACCTTGCAGTCTTTGAAAATATAACATCCTTTTTCTCGCCTTTTGAATTATTGGCACAGAATTCATACCGTTGGACATGAGGATTTTTAACAATCTCTTCATCTTTTTTTGCATATACATCAGCCAGATCCTTTTCAAAGAAATCATAGATGTTTTTGCCGATTATCTCATCCCTTGAATAACCGACAAATTCCTCAAAGGCAAGGTTGCAGTCGTAATAAACTCCTTTTGTATCTCTGAAAAAAACAGGTGCGGCGATCGTGTTCATTAACGCCTGCACATAATTGATCTCTTCCTTTAAGGATTTCTGCATCCTCTTTTGAATGGTTGTATCTCTCCCGACAGCCTGATATTCAACAATATTTCCGTTTTCATCAAATATCGCCCTGTCAATCCAGTGCTGCCAGCGGACTTCACCATCAGGCATTATAACCCTGTGTTCAATATCCAGTACAGGATTGTTAGGTCTTAGCAGACGCAGATTTACTTCAAGCCTTTTCCTGTCAGACCTCGGAATTTTTGTTTTAAGACTTCTGCCGATTATCGAAGAAGACTCAACATTATAATTGCGGCAAAATGCCTCATTTGCAAAATTGATAATCCCTGATGGAGCAAACCTGCACACAAATTCAGTCTGGCTTTCAACAACCGCCCTGTATCTCTCCTCACTTTCCCGCAATGCTTTTTCAGCCTGTTTTCTCTTAACAGCCTGTACAATCATATTCTTCATCTCGGCGAACTGTGCTTTTGGTTTACCTCCCTTCTGAAGATAAAAGTCGGCACCGTTATTTATCGCCTCAATTAAAACATCCTCTCTGCCCCTTCCGCTGAAGATAATAAAAGGGGTACTAAACCCGAGAGCCCGGATTTCTTTTAAAAATTCAATACCGTTCATTCCGGGCATTTCAAAATCAGAAATTATGGCATCAAAAGGTTCTGATTTCAGTAAAGAAATACCTTCAATAGCAGAATTTGCATTTTTTACACTGTATTCGCTCTCTTTTTCCAGAAATATCCTTGTGATTTCCAAAAGCGCAGGCTCGTCATCGACATGCAGAATTTTTATCAATTCATATTTCCCCCTTAAACCGGGACCTTTCAGCGTGGTATAAAGATAAATTAACCCTGTTTTTCAGATCATTGTAATATATATAATTTTATTCATACGGATAAAATAAACAAATAAAAGGAAAAATGCTGAGGATACTTCAGCAGTATTTTCCGGATTATTCTTCCCTTATAATCATCGCCCCGCCGATTGCAAGTATTAATCCGAATATTATTGCGATAACGCCGAGGAATTTTTCAACAATTACAGTAATCAGTTCAACAGAAAAAGTCATTCCTACTCCAAGAATGATAAGCAATACCCCGATAAGCAGGGCAATAGTTCCTAACCAGTCCATAAATACCACCTGAATTTGTGAAGCAGCTGTGCAAAAAATAATTACAAAGCTCTGTCAATAAAAAATCGGCTGAATATTATTAAATCATTTTGGTTTTATAAGTTTTAATAAATTACACGGAGAATTTAGTCTTTTAAAAAAGCATTCCATAAAGGCGTCATATATTTCATTATATTTAAGATTATGAAATATATCTTATTCGGGTCAACAATTCAACCATTTTGACCCCTAAAATCCTGAAGATTAACTCCGGGCATACCAAAATACAAAAAACTAAAAAAATATTATCAGAGATCAGGCTGTTTTCATATTATAAGCAAATCCATATGTTCGTTCGCTGATTGAACAGGTAACAAAAAGATCATTATTCAGCCCCGGCTAAACCATAATTATTCCTGATTATTTTATATCCGCCGATAATAAGAGCTACAAAAACAGGCCCCATTATAAACCCGAAAATGCCCATAACCGCAATTCCTCCAAAGAAAGCAATAAACATCAGGACAGAATTCACACTTGCCCTTTTCCCCATTAAAAACGGCCGCATCCACCAGTCGGGAATTGCACACAATAGTGGCCAGCCCAGAATCAGAACTATCAAAAGACCTCTTATATCCGATATTGAAACAGAATATACCACAAGAAACGCAATTAGAAAAACAGGTCCGAATACAGGTATCAGTGCCAGTATACCTGATAAAACAGCATAAAAGAAAATATGCCCGTATCCCAGTACATAGAAAACCGGAAAAGACAGGAAAAATACAATTACAGCGATTACAACATGAACATTGAATAGGGCATACAGCATGTCCATAACCCCCCGGTCCAGTATCTCAATATCATCCCTGCTCTTTTCAGGAATCAGTTCTCTGATCTGACCTGACAAATCATCTCCGAATTCAAGAAGCAAAAACACTGCAAGAAACAGAATCATAACTTTTATTGCAATAAGCGGCAGGATAACCAGAAATTCGAGGGTTGTCTCCTTTACCCACAATATAATGGCAGAAGTAAAATCCGAGATGAATGGCAGGGGATTAAAATATCCGCTGCCACTGGTAGAAAGATACGCATCACCAAACCAGGAAGTTATCGACACGAGCATTTCTTTTAAATAATCCAGATTGCTATAAAGAACAATTGACGAGACATAAATTGCCA
Proteins encoded in this region:
- a CDS encoding PAS domain S-box protein, coding for MIKILHVDDEPALLEITRIFLEKESEYSVKNANSAIEGISLLKSEPFDAIISDFEMPGMNGIEFLKEIRALGFSTPFIIFSGRGREDVLIEAINNGADFYLQKGGKPKAQFAEMKNMIVQAVKRKQAEKALRESEERYRAVVESQTEFVCRFAPSGIINFANEAFCRNYNVESSSIIGRSLKTKIPRSDRKRLEVNLRLLRPNNPVLDIEHRVIMPDGEVRWQHWIDRAIFDENGNIVEYQAVGRDTTIQKRMQKSLKEEINYVQALMNTIAAPVFFRDTKGVYYDCNLAFEEFVGYSRDEIIGKNIYDFFEKDLADVYAKKDEEIVKNPHVQRYEFCANNSKGEKKDVIFSKTARFAEDGTVSGIVGIIIDISDRKKIENNLIKEVNFVQALKDTIPAPVFYRDRYGIYYDCNVAFEELVGLSKDEIIGKNIHDFFEKDLADVYTKKDLEIINNPHLQQYEYTINNAKGERIDVLFSKTALFGADGNVLGIVGVILDISNRKKMEEALRKNEEKFRTLADYTYDLESWIGPDKNIVYISPSCERITGFKPDEFTKNGIRVIKNLIHPDDLESFIRHYESFSEEMTDVVHFDFRIIRPDDGKLKWLSHYCQPVYDSSGKWLGRRETCRDITLRKEYEDKVSEVNEKLNLLSSVTRHDVLNQVTALLGYFELSREMAADNPQAAMMVGKMEVIASTIQHQITFTKDYQEIGVHSPAWQNLSETVWYSAYMVSQGDVLVDVSIDEKIEIYADPLLNKVFYNFIDNSIRHGGEKLSQINIFSEMSDDLLKIIYTDDGQGISCHDKDKILLKGFGKNTGYGLFLTSNVLAMTGMNINECGVPGEGVRFEITVPGGMYRIK
- a CDS encoding MFS transporter permease, which produces MDWLGTIALLIGVLLIILGVGMTFSVELITVIVEKFLGVIAIIFGLILAIGGAMIIREE
- a CDS encoding AI-2E family transporter, which produces MEKWEIFSFGVVLIIFAAALIAFWEFAAIFVVAVALAAVLMPAQRYLEEYMKPAFSSLLITCISAFLIIMAIYVSSIVLYSNLDYLKEMLVSITSWFGDAYLSTSGSGYFNPLPFISDFTSAIILWVKETTLEFLVILPLIAIKVMILFLAVFLLLEFGDDLSGQIRELIPEKSRDDIEILDRGVMDMLYALFNVHVVIAVIVFFLSFPVFYVLGYGHIFFYAVLSGILALIPVFGPVFLIAFLVVYSVSISDIRGLLIVLILGWPLLCAIPDWWMRPFLMGKRASVNSVLMFIAFFGGIAVMGIFGFIMGPVFVALIIGGYKIIRNNYGLAGAE